DNA sequence from the Bradyrhizobium sp. CIAT3101 genome:
CAGCCAGATCGAGCGCGGCCTTTCGTCGCCTTCCCTGCGTGTGCTGGCCACGCTCGCCGACGTGCTCGGCGTCGGCATCGCCGCACTGTTCGGCGCCAGCCCGAGCGCCGACGGCGCGTCCGATCAGGTCGTTACGCGCGGATTGCAGCGTCCCGAGCTGAAACTGTGGCGCACCGGCGTGTCCAAACAATTGCTGAGCCCTGCAAATGCCGACAACAAGCTGAACCTGTTCCTGGTGCATCTGGAGCCTGGCGGCTCGACCGGCGACGAGCTGTACACCCATGACGGCGAAGAGGCCGGCCTCGTGCTCGAAGGCGAGATGATGTTGACGGTAGACAGCGAGACCTGGTCGCTGAAGACCGGCGACAGCTTTCGGTTTGCAAGCCGCAGGCCGCACCGGTTTTCCAATCCGGCGCAGGATGCGAAGGCCGTGGTGCTTTGGGTGAATTGCGTGACGGGGGCGGGGTAGCTTCTTTTCACGCAGCGAGCGCAACCCCAAACCCCGTCATCCTGAGGTGCGAGCAAAGCGAGCCTCGAAGGATGCACGGCCCCGATAGAGCTGGGCCGTCGCCCTTCGAGGGCCGCTGAAGGAGCGGCCACCTCAGGGTGACGGTGATGGATAGATTCGCAGGAGGACGCTTAGCCAAACCTGTGCGCGTACCGATCCACCGTCAGCGCACTCACATCCACATCCGGCTTCTTGCCCGACAGCATGTCCGCGAGCACGCGCCCCGAACCGCAGGACATGGTCCAGCCGAGCGTGCCGTGGCCGGTGTTGAGGTGGAGGTTGGAATATTGCGTCGGGCCGATCACGGGCGGGCCGTCCGGTGTCATCGGGCGCAGGCCGCTCCAGAACGTCGCCTTGGAGAGATCGCCGCCGCGCGGGAACAGATCGGTCAGCGAGTGATCGAGCGTGGCACGGCGGGCTTCGTAGAGCTTGGTCGAGAAGCCCGAGATCTCGGCGGTGCCGCCGACACGGATGCGATTACCGAGGCGCGTGATCGCGACCTTGTAGCTCTCGTCCATCACGGTCGATTCCGGCGCGCCGGATGCGTCCTTGATCGGCACCGTGATCGAATATCCCTTCACCGGGTAGACCGGCAGCGAGATGCCGAGCGGCGCGGCCATCCGCGACGAATAGCTTCCGAGCGCGAGGACGTAAGCGTCCGCCTGTAACGTCCCGGCGCTGGTCGCGACGCCGCTGACGCGGCCGCCATCCGTGACGATGCGATCGATGCCGGTATTGAACATGAAGCGCACGCCCAGCGCCTGGGCATGCTTGGCAAGCGCCTGCGTGAACAGGTGGCAGTCGCCGGTCTCGTCCTGCGGCAACCGAAGCCCGCCGACGAATTTTTCCTTCACGCCCGCAAGCGCCGGCTCGACCGCGATGCAGCCCTCGCGGCTCAGCGTCTCATAAGGCACGCCGTACTGCTTGAGCACCGCGACGTCTTCGCCGGTGCCGTCGAGCTGCGCCTGATAGCGGAACAGCTGGAGCGTCCCCTGCGAGCGCTCGTCATACTGAATGCCGATGTCACGGCGCAGGTCGCGCAGAGAGTCGCGGCTGTATTCCGCGATCGGGATCATCCGGCTCTTGTTGACCGCATAGCGCGCGCTGGTGCAGTTGCGCAGCATCTTGAGCAGCCAGACCCACATCACGGGGTCGAGCTTCGGCCGGATCACCAGCGGGCCGTGTTTCATCAGCAGCCATTTGACCGCCTTCACCGGCACGCCGGGGCCGGCCCATGGCGAGGAGTAGCCGGGCGACACTTCGCCGGCATTGGCAAAAGATGTCTCCAGCGCCGGTTCGGGCTGACGATCGACGACCGTCACTTCGTGGCCGGCACGGGCGAGGTAGTAGGCAGAGGTGACACCGATGACACCGCTGCCGAGGATCAGAACTTTCACGCTTGGTCAAACTCCCGCGGCATTACGCGCGCCGCTGCAAGATAGAACCCTGCAACGGCGAGAGCAATTATCAGGCCACCTTCTTGATGGCGTCACCGAGGATCGAGACCATCTGGTCGATGTGGCTCTTCTCGACGATGAGCGGAGGCGACATCGCAAAGCTGTCGCCGCTCATGCGCAGATAGAGGCCGGTGTTGAAGCAGTCGACCATGACGTCGTAGCCGCGCGCGCCGACGACGCCGTCACGCGGCGCGAGCTCGACCGCGCCCATCAGGCCGCAATTGCGGATGTCGACGACGTTCGGCAGACCCTTGAGCGAATGCAGCGCATCGCGCCAGTATTCGGCCATCGTCGCACCTCGCGTGAGCAGCCCCTCATCCTTGTAGATGTCGAGCGTCGCGATACCCGCGGCGCAGGCGGTCGGATGCGCGGAATAAGTGTAGCCGTGGAACAGCTCCATCGCATTCTCCGGCCCGACCATCATGCCATCATGAACCTTGCGGCTCGCAAACACGGCGCCGCAGGGAATGGTGCCGTTGGTGATGCCCTTGGCCGTCGTCATCAGGTCCGGCGTGACGCCGAAGAAATTGGCGGCGAACGGCGTGCCGAGACGGCCGAAACCGGTGATGACCTCGTCGAAGATCAGGAGGATGCCGTGCTTGTCGCAGATCGCGCGCAGGCGCTGCAGATAGCCCTTCGGCGGCGGCAGCACCGCGGTCGAGCCCGGCACCGGCTCGACGATGACGGCGGCGATGGTCTCGGCACCATGCAAGGCCACCAGACGCTCGAGATCGTCGGCGAGCTCGGCGCCGTGTTCGGGCTGGTCCTTGGCGAAGGCGTTGCGGGAGAGATCGTGGGTATGGCGGATGTGATCGACGCCCGGCAGCAGCGTGGCGAAGGCGCGACGGTTGGCGACCATGCCGCCGACCGAGGTGCCGCCGAAGCCGACGCCGTGATAGCCGCGCTCGCGGCCGATCAGGCGGGTGCGGCTCGACTGGCCGTTGGCGCGATGATAGGCGAGCGCGATCTTCAGCGCGGTGTCGACCGATTCAGAGCCGGAGTTGGTGAAGAAGATGCGATCGAGGCCCTTGGGCGCGATCTCGGCAAGGCGCTCGGCGAAATCGAAGGCCAGCGGATGGCCCATCTGGAAGGTCGGTGCGAAGTCCAGCGTCATCAGCTGCCGCTCGACGGCGGCGGCGATCTGCTTGCGGCCGTGGCCGGCATTGACGCACCAGAGGCCGGCGGAGCCATCGATCACCTTGCGGCCGTCGACGGTGGTGTAGTGCATGCCCTCGGCCGAGGAGAACAGCCGCGGCGCCTTCTTG
Encoded proteins:
- a CDS encoding D-amino acid dehydrogenase, coding for MKVLILGSGVIGVTSAYYLARAGHEVTVVDRQPEPALETSFANAGEVSPGYSSPWAGPGVPVKAVKWLLMKHGPLVIRPKLDPVMWVWLLKMLRNCTSARYAVNKSRMIPIAEYSRDSLRDLRRDIGIQYDERSQGTLQLFRYQAQLDGTGEDVAVLKQYGVPYETLSREGCIAVEPALAGVKEKFVGGLRLPQDETGDCHLFTQALAKHAQALGVRFMFNTGIDRIVTDGGRVSGVATSAGTLQADAYVLALGSYSSRMAAPLGISLPVYPVKGYSITVPIKDASGAPESTVMDESYKVAITRLGNRIRVGGTAEISGFSTKLYEARRATLDHSLTDLFPRGGDLSKATFWSGLRPMTPDGPPVIGPTQYSNLHLNTGHGTLGWTMSCGSGRVLADMLSGKKPDVDVSALTVDRYAHRFG
- a CDS encoding XRE family transcriptional regulator, translating into MRKPAAAKPARKVKKAIAKPAEPAMDVAVGRRIRDLRRVRQFSLETVAARTDLSIGFLSQIERGLSSPSLRVLATLADVLGVGIAALFGASPSADGASDQVVTRGLQRPELKLWRTGVSKQLLSPANADNKLNLFLVHLEPGGSTGDELYTHDGEEAGLVLEGEMMLTVDSETWSLKTGDSFRFASRRPHRFSNPAQDAKAVVLWVNCVTGAG
- a CDS encoding aspartate aminotransferase family protein, with product MTLHQIPNTIKTDSFWMPFTANRQFKKAPRLFSSAEGMHYTTVDGRKVIDGSAGLWCVNAGHGRKQIAAAVERQLMTLDFAPTFQMGHPLAFDFAERLAEIAPKGLDRIFFTNSGSESVDTALKIALAYHRANGQSSRTRLIGRERGYHGVGFGGTSVGGMVANRRAFATLLPGVDHIRHTHDLSRNAFAKDQPEHGAELADDLERLVALHGAETIAAVIVEPVPGSTAVLPPPKGYLQRLRAICDKHGILLIFDEVITGFGRLGTPFAANFFGVTPDLMTTAKGITNGTIPCGAVFASRKVHDGMMVGPENAMELFHGYTYSAHPTACAAGIATLDIYKDEGLLTRGATMAEYWRDALHSLKGLPNVVDIRNCGLMGAVELAPRDGVVGARGYDVMVDCFNTGLYLRMSGDSFAMSPPLIVEKSHIDQMVSILGDAIKKVA